Proteins from a single region of Chitinophagales bacterium:
- a CDS encoding VWA domain-containing protein, producing the protein MLKFAHTEYLWALLIVVVVILLFVAYLISRNKKFKKLGESDLVKQLRITSSTTRKTIKIVLMVLAIIALVIGWANPLVGTKYETVKREGIDVFFAIDVSKSMNAQDVAPSRMLKAKQFVSNLIDEMNNDRIGLIVFAGNAYLQMPITVDYSGAKMYLKTINTNMVPQQGTDISEAIDLALQSFDKESEGYKTLVIITDGENHDGDVEEKIKEAKEQGVIIHTIGIGSEKGAPIPDGKNGQYKKDNEGNVVLSKLNENMLRDIAKQSGGVYLNASSVQSSKDLLATLSGQKGRQIDEKVFTSFKNHFPLFLSIALVLLLIEIFISEKKWDSLGW; encoded by the coding sequence ATGTTAAAATTTGCACATACCGAATATTTATGGGCATTGCTAATAGTAGTTGTAGTTATACTGCTTTTTGTAGCTTATTTAATAAGCCGAAATAAAAAGTTTAAAAAGCTGGGCGAATCGGACTTGGTAAAACAACTACGCATTACCTCCAGTACTACAAGAAAAACTATCAAAATAGTGTTAATGGTATTGGCAATTATTGCTTTAGTTATAGGTTGGGCAAATCCGTTAGTGGGCACAAAATACGAAACCGTAAAACGCGAAGGCATAGATGTATTTTTTGCTATAGATGTTTCAAAATCTATGAATGCACAAGACGTAGCTCCCAGTAGAATGTTAAAAGCTAAGCAGTTTGTTTCTAATTTAATAGACGAAATGAACAACGACCGCATTGGCTTAATAGTTTTTGCCGGAAATGCTTATTTGCAAATGCCCATTACAGTTGATTATTCGGGAGCTAAAATGTATCTAAAAACCATAAATACCAATATGGTACCACAGCAAGGTACAGATATTAGCGAAGCTATAGATTTAGCTCTTCAATCTTTTGATAAAGAAAGCGAAGGATATAAAACGCTGGTTATTATAACCGATGGCGAAAACCACGATGGCGATGTAGAAGAAAAAATAAAAGAAGCTAAAGAGCAAGGTGTTATTATACACACTATAGGCATTGGTTCAGAAAAAGGAGCGCCCATACCCGATGGAAAAAATGGACAATACAAAAAAGACAACGAAGGAAATGTGGTGCTAAGCAAGCTAAATGAAAATATGCTTAGAGATATTGCCAAACAATCGGGAGGAGTGTATTTGAATGCTTCATCGGTGCAGTCTTCTAAAGATTTATTAGCCACTTTAAGTGGGCAAAAAGGCAGACAAATAGACGAAAAAGTATTTACCAGCTTTAAAAATCATTTTCCTTTATTTTTAAGTATTGCTTTGGTATTACTTTTGATTGAAATTTTTATAAGTGAAAAAAAATGGGATAGTTTAGGATGGTAA
- a CDS encoding protein BatD: protein MKRLLSILFSFMAFANLALAQANFYAQASSKTSTDANYKVVFTLENANGSRFKPPNFEGFKILSGPNQSSSYQWINGKTSQSISYYYYLRPIKEGNLTIAGASIEVDGQTLTTKPINVEVVKGQEPTTSNNHQQNNTRTQSSQQPQPQQSATNPSGEDWKEQAKDNLFVKVYSSKNNPYVGEQIFLYAKLYQRINTYGAQLSEVPEMNGFWKQDIKVNTDDWKPEEYNGKQYQTLVIAKWALFPLREGKFTIDPLKINSVIMVSEPRTESFFGFQMQTMGYKQVEYNFSSNAFNINVQALPLANKPANFSGAVGNFSMMATLDSSKLDVGNPASLKININGKGNIMAFNDIEPEFPKAFEVYDPQITENISQSSNFINGSKNFTYLIVPNQPGDFKIPPVEFNYFDLESKSYKHLYSDTFNIHVEGEAVVQQNPTKNADALDEDIHYIKLNNDLTKRKQSFYGSNLFYVAAGAPVLLFGLLFLLVKYVDNKEIDLVATKRKKAQKEALKRLKQAKIFLDKHDKKAFYNEIFTALNCYVSDKFNITQAELNKESITQKFAERNVPELLAQQFMEVIQNAEMALYSPASDHKMQEDYLTTKNCIENIENELA, encoded by the coding sequence ATGAAACGTTTGTTATCCATATTATTCTCTTTTATGGCATTTGCCAACCTTGCTTTAGCACAAGCCAATTTTTATGCTCAAGCATCTTCTAAAACATCTACAGACGCCAACTATAAAGTAGTTTTTACCTTAGAAAATGCCAACGGTAGCAGATTTAAACCACCCAATTTTGAAGGTTTTAAAATACTAAGCGGACCCAACCAAAGCAGTAGTTACCAATGGATAAATGGAAAAACCAGCCAATCAATAAGCTACTACTACTATTTACGACCTATAAAAGAAGGAAATTTAACCATAGCAGGTGCAAGCATAGAAGTAGATGGACAAACTTTAACTACCAAACCTATAAATGTAGAAGTGGTAAAAGGACAAGAACCTACTACTTCTAACAATCATCAACAAAATAATACCAGAACACAGTCGTCTCAGCAACCGCAACCGCAACAGTCAGCTACTAATCCAAGTGGCGAAGACTGGAAAGAGCAAGCTAAAGACAATCTATTTGTTAAGGTTTATTCATCAAAAAACAATCCGTATGTAGGCGAACAAATATTTTTGTATGCTAAATTGTACCAGCGTATCAACACTTATGGTGCTCAATTATCTGAAGTGCCGGAAATGAACGGATTTTGGAAACAAGATATAAAAGTTAATACAGACGACTGGAAACCCGAAGAATATAACGGCAAGCAATATCAAACTTTAGTGATAGCTAAATGGGCTTTATTTCCTTTGCGTGAAGGAAAATTTACTATAGATCCACTTAAAATTAATTCGGTTATAATGGTAAGTGAACCAAGAACAGAGTCATTTTTTGGTTTTCAAATGCAAACCATGGGTTACAAGCAAGTGGAGTATAATTTTAGTAGCAATGCTTTTAATATCAATGTGCAAGCTTTGCCTTTGGCTAACAAACCTGCTAATTTTTCGGGAGCTGTAGGCAATTTTAGCATGATGGCAACATTAGACTCTTCAAAATTAGACGTAGGCAACCCCGCAAGCTTAAAAATAAACATTAACGGCAAAGGAAACATAATGGCTTTTAACGATATTGAGCCTGAATTTCCTAAAGCTTTTGAAGTTTACGACCCTCAAATAACAGAAAATATATCTCAATCCTCTAATTTTATAAATGGCTCTAAAAACTTTACCTATTTAATTGTACCTAACCAGCCGGGAGATTTTAAAATTCCTCCTGTAGAGTTTAATTATTTTGACTTAGAAAGTAAATCTTATAAACATTTATACTCTGATACTTTTAATATTCATGTAGAAGGAGAAGCTGTAGTACAACAAAATCCTACTAAAAATGCAGATGCTTTAGATGAAGATATTCACTACATAAAGTTGAATAATGATTTAACCAAAAGGAAGCAAAGTTTTTACGGTTCTAATTTATTTTATGTGGCAGCAGGAGCACCAGTTTTACTTTTTGGTTTGTTGTTTTTACTTGTAAAATATGTAGATAACAAAGAAATAGACTTAGTAGCCACCAAACGAAAAAAAGCACAAAAAGAGGCTTTAAAAAGATTAAAACAAGCTAAAATATTTTTAGACAAGCACGATAAAAAAGCATTTTATAACGAAATATTTACAGCTTTAAACTGCTATGTGAGTGATAAATTTAATATAACGCAAGCAGAACTAAATAAAGAGAGCATCACTCAAAAATTTGCGGAAAGAAATGTACCTGAATTATTAGCACAACAATTTATGGAAGTAATACAAAATGCAGAAATGGCACTTTACAGTCCGGCATCTGACCATAAAATGCAAGAAGATTATTTAACAACCAAAAACTGTATAGAAAATATAGAAAATGAGTTGGCTTAA
- a CDS encoding tetratricopeptide repeat protein translates to MVKKIFHSILFVVIAQFSLAQGAYGYVKQGNKEMKQKKYTDAEISYRKSLDKQPNAAVPLYNIGVSQYAQNNMEQAQSFFSNSAEKFENKEDKAHAYHNLGNSYLSEKKYEESIKAYKEALKLVPNDMDTKYNLAYAQLMLQKEQQQQQQQNQQNQDQQNKDDKNQDKNDQQNQDDNDKKDQDKGDQKQDQKDKGEQDKDKNGQQDQQNQGKNNGKEEEQPAQPKEMKLSKEQADKLLKALENEENKLQEKLDKIEGEPVNVIIQKDW, encoded by the coding sequence ATGGTAAAAAAGATATTTCATAGTATTTTATTTGTAGTAATTGCTCAGTTTTCTTTAGCACAAGGAGCTTATGGATATGTAAAACAAGGCAATAAAGAAATGAAGCAAAAAAAATATACCGATGCTGAAATTTCCTACCGAAAATCATTAGATAAACAACCCAATGCTGCAGTGCCACTATACAATATTGGCGTAAGCCAATACGCCCAAAATAACATGGAACAAGCTCAAAGTTTTTTTTCTAATAGTGCCGAAAAATTTGAAAATAAAGAAGATAAAGCTCATGCTTACCACAATTTAGGCAATAGCTACCTTAGTGAAAAGAAATATGAAGAAAGCATAAAAGCTTATAAAGAAGCTCTAAAATTAGTACCCAATGATATGGATACTAAATATAATTTAGCTTATGCACAATTAATGCTTCAAAAAGAACAACAACAACAACAACAGCAAAACCAACAAAACCAAGACCAGCAAAATAAAGACGATAAAAATCAAGATAAAAACGACCAACAAAACCAAGACGACAACGACAAAAAAGACCAAGATAAAGGCGACCAAAAGCAAGACCAAAAAGACAAGGGAGAGCAGGATAAAGACAAAAATGGGCAACAAGACCAACAAAACCAAGGCAAAAATAATGGCAAAGAAGAAGAACAACCTGCCCAACCTAAAGAAATGAAACTAAGTAAAGAGCAAGCAGATAAACTATTAAAAGCTCTTGAAAATGAAGAAAATAAACTTCAAGAAAAATTAGACAAAATAGAAGGAGAACCCGTTAACGTTATTATACAAAAAGATTGGTAA